GCGCAGTAGAGTGCCCCGTCCTTGTAGAGCAGGCCGAGAATCTCGTGCAGGCCTGAGGCAAACTTGCGATAATGAGGTCGTTCGGCAGTCGGGTTTTCCACTATCCACACCTCGCCCCGACGAGTGCTGACCGCGATGTTGCCATCAGGCAGGGCGCAAACTCCGCCTGCTTCCAACACGATGCCCTCCGGGATGGGGATTTTGATGATTTTGTAATAGTCGTCCTCCGTCGGAAGGGGGCGAGCGGGAAGGTCGTCCTGAGCGGAGAGGAAAAGGGTGTGTGTGGCAAACAACGCAAATGCGAGAAGGGTGTGGGCAGAGAATTTCATAAGTACATCGTTAAAAACGCTTTTTGAGTTTGCCGCAAAGGCTCTAAGGCATTGGTCTTGAAAACTTTTTGTCTTTGTGCCTTAGTGGCAAAATAGCATGTCACGGCAGAAAGGGGCAGGTCAAGAACAAGTTACCACAAAATAGCGTACTCCACTTTGCTTTTCAAGGGCACATAGAGCACCGCCAAATCGCCGGAGCGCTCCACGTTCGGTTTTTCGCCCTGTGGCAATCGCACATAGTAGCGCCGGTCGTCCACGAGATAAAGCGAATCGTCCACCTTGGTGATTTCTTTTCCAAGTGCCAGCCGACAAACGTAGGCATCCGTTGTGGAGGGATTGGCAACCGTGAGGGTGCGCGTCAGGTATTTGCCTTCGCTCACTCGGATTTGGTCTTCCACGTCCATGCCAAAACGCTGATAGCGGAAAGTCGGCTGGTCGTTGGCATCAAGGTCGTAGCCTTTTGGGCGAAAATCCGGCACAGGCTCGGTTTTCGAGGAAGTCGTGTCGAAAAGGGCGCTTCGCGGCACCACAGCGGAAATGTCGTGAAGCGTCAGCAGCGCCCCCATTGGGCGCGAGGAGCCGTCGCCGCGGTCGTCCCACATGGGCGAAGCATAGAGAAACTCGCCTTTCCATATTTGCGCCAACGCTCCATTGTCGAGGTCGTAAGTGTAGTGCAATTGTGCTGGGCTACCCACATGCACCGCATGTACGATGCGCTTTTTGAACTGCCCATCGGGGTAAAAATCCATAAATGAGCGGAACACTGTGTTTTTGGGTGCCTCCAGATAAATCGGGTCGCTTGGCTCCAAGGCCAACGTGGAGCTCAGCGAATGAAAAGCCACCTTGGGCGAGCCGGGGGCTTCCACCCAAAACGCGAGCATGGGTGGCATCCAATCGTCGGTTTTGTAGCAGACCCATTCGAGCGGGACATTGCCGGCAGCCAATTCGATGCTGGCTTGGCGCTTGTCGCCGGCCCAAGTCCAAGCATCGTCGAGTATTTCGCGGCCATTGACCTTGAGAATGGAGCGGCCACTCGTTTGGGTGGTGAAATGATACAGGCCTGCTCGCGGCGCTTTCATGTTGGCGCTGAACACGAGGGCGTAGCCATCCTTGTCACCAGCCAGCTCCCATGTCAAATATTCCGAAACGCCCTCTGCGTCGGGTTTTTTGCTCAAAAAATCTTCGGTGGCGCGGAAATCCCCCTGCCATGCCTTGTAAGCGATTTTGCCCAAAACGGGCGGCTCGCCCCGGCGGTCGTTCACCACAAAGTTGCGAAACGCCACTGGGCCATGGTCGCCCTGAATCATGAAAGGCCCCGTGGCTGCTTCCTGCTCGGAGATGGGGCCGCCCGTTGGGCCAGTCAGCTCGACGTTATCGTGAATCAAAACGCCATTCAGCACTACTTTCAACACGCGGGCATTGGCGATTTTTTTCCCGGCGGCATCGAATCGCGGTGCCTGAAACGAAATCTCCATTCGTTGCCAAAGACCGGGTGCAAGACAGGCGTTTTGGCGGGGCGGCGTGCCCTCAAACATCTGCTCCTGCGGCACGAACCGACGCCGGGCGTAAATGCCCCCGCAGTCGCCATATCGCGGATTTTTCACCCCCCAACTGTCGAGCAGCTGCACCTCGTAGCGGCCTTGCAGGTAAAAGCCGGAATTGGAACGCGCCGCCATCATAAAGTCGAACGACACGTCCACATCGCCGTATTCGTTGGCGGAGAGTAGGTTAGCGCGATTTTTGGCATCGGGCAGGTTGACCAGCACGCCCGTGCCTTTGCTAGCGGTCATGGCTTCAGGTTTGCTCAGGTCTGCGCTCACGCTGCCCGCGATTTGCCAGTTGCGCTGTGCATCGGCTTTCCAGAAAGAGAGGTCGGCGAGCGGAACGTTTGTCTGCGCGACGGGAAAAAACGGCGAGCAGAAAAGGCTGACGAGCAGCCCGGCTGCGGAGGGTATTTTTTTACACATTCGGTGTGAACTGTTTTTAGTCAAGGCCGCAAATGTTGAAAATTTCTTTCAACGCAGTCTTGAATTTTGAAGGCGCAAAGTAGAAAATCTTGGTTTTTACCAACAACTACCCCGACGAGAGGCCGGACTTTTGTGCCAACAAAAACAAAACTCGGCACATGGAACCCAATTGGCTCAACCGCGACCTATACCCGTTCGCTTCTCGCTTTGTCGAAATTGACGGCTATCGAATCCACTACATTGACGAAGGCGAGGGAACGCCCATCCTTTTTTCGCACGGCACCCCAGAATGGTCGTTCGGCTGGCGCGACTTGGTGCGAGGGCTGCGCGGCCAGTATCGCTGCATCGCGCTCGACCACCTCGGCTTTGGTCTTTCCGACAAGCCTGCCGATGCCGACTACTCGGTGCGGGCACACGCGGCGCGTTTAGAGAAATTTATCGAAAAACTCCAACTGCCTGACTTTCACATTGTCGCCAACGACTTTGGCCTCTCCATCTCGCTTGCCTACGCCGTCAACCACCCCGAACGAGCGCAAAGAATCAGCATCTTCAACGGCTGGATGTGGCCGCTTGGCAGCGACTCACACTACGCCAAGCCCGCGAAAATAATGCGCGGCTGGCTGGGAAGGATTTTATACAAATACTTCAATTTCCCGGTCAACATCGTCATGCCCGCCGCTTTTGGCAACAAGCGAAATTTGACCAAAGAAGTCCATCGTCACTATAAAATGGCTTTGCCAAACGCGGCCTCACGCACGGCAGCCTATGCCTTTGCGCACGAACTGCTTGATGCCGCACCTTTTTGGGCCGACCTCTGGCAACGCCGCGAACGCATTTCCGGCAAACCTTTTCTCGTGTTTTGGGGCATGAAAGACACCTTCGTGCCAACTTATGAGTTGGAAAAATGGGAAAAAGCCCTGACGAACGCCCGCATCGTTCGGCTCAAAAATGCCGGACATTTTGCCCAAGAGGAAGAACCAGAACAGATGCTCACCGAACTCAAACTATTTTTCAAATAAAAAATACGCTATGCAAACCACTCGCTTGCTCGAAAACCTGCACCAACAAACCGAACAATTTCTCCAAAAAGCCATCGGCGAATGGCAGATGCTGACCCCAGAAGTGTTGGCCGCCAAGCCTGCCCCCGAACAGTGGAGCGCCGCCCAATGCCTCGAACACCTGAACATCTACGGGCGCTACTACCTGCCCGCCATCGAAAAAGCCATTCAGGAGGCCGGGCGGAAAGGCATCGGCTCGGCGCAGCAGTTCAGCCCCGGCTGGCTCGGCGACTATTTTGCCCAACTCATGCGCCCCAAACCCGACGGGCATTTGAAATCAAAAATGAAATCGCCGAAAAACGCCGTGCCGTCCGCCTCGCCCGACCCTCGCGCCATGCTGGCAGAATTTATTGACCAGTTGGAAACCCTGCAGCGACTGCTCACGCTTGCCGCCGACACAAACCTCAATCGGGTGCGCATCCCCATTTCCATCGCCCCGTGGCTGCGCCTCAAACTTGGCGACACGTTTCTCTTTTTCACGGCGCACATCGAACGGCACCTGCTGCAAGCGGAGCGGGCGATGCAGCCGTCGCGGCAGGTGGCTTCGGGCGCGCTTTCCTTGTCTTGATAGGCAGGTGCTAGTGCTTCTGCTCATTCTTGTTTTTCCGTCATTCTTCCCATGAATTTCGGCAATCGTCCACGCTTTTTTTCAAAGCCGCGGAGAGGGGGGGCACATTTGTCCCAACACAAAAACAAAATCACATTTTTTCACCAAAAACAAACGCTTAAGCTATGAAATTGAGCATTTTGAAATCCAGCCTTCTCCTGTTGGCCATCTTTGCCACGGCCATCTTCACCTCTTGCGAAAAAGACGAGGACGACCGAACCGCGGAAGATTTGAAAAAAGAAATCGCGGGTGTTTGGGATGTCACCTCCTTCAAAGTCGGCGGCTCCGAGTACATCAACACCGTTGTGGAAGCGGCTTCCATCGAGTACAAAACGTTCACCGGCACACAAGGCGACTTCATCCAGACGATTAAGTATTTCGACGAAGACACGACCGAAACCAATAGGGGTAAATATGCGGTGCTCGACGGCAGTTCCGTAAAAATGACTGACGATGGCGAATCGTACACTCTGAAAGTCACTCTCAATGGCGACAATCTCCAACTCGAAGGCCAACAAGACGGCAAGCCTCTGGAGATAAAAGCCAAACGCCGCGACCCGAACGGCGCCGGCGCCGTGAAGACGAAGCTCGTCGGCATCTGGGATTTTTCATCCCTCAAAATCGGCGGTCAGGAGCACATTAACACGTCAGTCGAGAAGGGTTCGCTCCGCTTCGACGCTTACACCGGCGCGGAAGGCAATTTCCAGCAAAAACTGAAATTCAAAGACGAGACGTTGGAAGAAGTCACCGAAGGCAAGTATAAAGTGCTTGACAACAACCGCGTGGAAATGACTGCCAAGGGCGAAACGCACATTTTCCGGGTCGCTTTCAACGGCAACAACGTACAACTTGAAGGCGCGCAAGATGGCCTTTCTCTCGTGATAAAAGCCGGGAAACGCAATTGAGACACGCAGTTTTTATCTCCCCTCATTGCAAACGGAGAGGTGACATCAGAGCAGATGTCACCTCATTTTTATTTTTCTGAACCCTCTCCCCGGCGTTTTGTTTTTCTCGCCAAATGAAACAAACACTGCTCCCGCCCGATGTCGCCGCTCGCATCGTCCAAATGGCCTGGGAAGACCGCACGCCGTTTGAAGCGATTGAATATCAGTTTGGTCTGGCCGAAAAAGATGTCATCCAACTCATGCGCCGCGAACTCAAACGCAGCAGTTTCGAGCGCTGGCGCAAGCGCGTGCACGGTCGCGCCACCAAACACCTCGCCCTGCGCGATGCCTCCGTCTCGCGTTTCAAATGCAGCCGGCAGCGGCACATTTCCGCCAACAAAATTTCAAAACGATAAATGCAAAAAAACTACCTCCTCGCAGGCGCGTCGAGTGCCGTCGCACAAACCTTGCTGCACCTCCTGCAAGCCGACGGCCATCGTGTCGTCGGATTGAGCACCAAAGATTTGTCCGGTGCGGGATACGACGAGCACCATCAGGTGTCGGACTACGACAAAGGCAGCTTGCCCACCCTGTCGCAGCCGCTCGACGGCCTCGTTTATTTTCCCGGCACCATCAACCTCAAACCCGTGAGCCGCCTCAGCGAGGAAGAGTTTTTGCGGGATTTTAAAATCAATGCGCTTGGAGCCGTCGCCGTTGTGCAGCAGTATTTGCAAAATCTGAAAAACGCCGCCGCGCCGAGTTCGGTCGTGTTCATCAGCACCGTCGCCGTGTCGCAGGGCATGAATTTTCACAGCTCCGTCAGCATGGCCAAAGGCGCAGTCGAAGGTCTCACGCGCTCGTTGGCCGCCGAACTCGCGCCCTCCATCCGGGTGAACGCTGTCGCACCCTCGCTCACCGCCTCGCCGTTGGCCGAAAGACTCATCAACTCGCCCGAAAAACTGGACGCCAGCAACAAGCGCCACCCGCTTCGGCGCATCGGCCAACCCGACGATGTAGCCCAAGCGATTTACTTTTTGCTTGGCGAACAATCGGGCTGGATGACCGGGGCAATTTTGCCGGTTGACGGCGGCATGGCTTCGGTGCGGATGCTTTGATTTATGATGAATCAGGTCGCTACGCTCGTTTTTCCGCATCAACTTTTTGAGCAACATCCCGCCGTCGAACGGGGCAGACCCGTCGTGCTTGTCGAGGAATTTCTTTTTTTCAAACAATACCGTTTTCACAAACAAAAATTGGTGCTGCATCGGGCTACCATGCAGTTTTATCGGGATTTTTTGGAAGCAAAAGGGCTTGAGGTCGAATATGTCGAAGCCAACGCGCCCGCTGCCGACGTGCGGGCTTGTGTGAAAAACCTGGCCGAGCGAGGGGTCTCGGAAATTCATTTCGCAGATGTGGCCGACAACTGGCTGGAACGCCGCCTCTTGGCGTGTTGCGAGCGCCACGGGATAAAAACACAGCGACACGATTCGCCGAATTTCATCAACACTTTGCCAGAAATCGAACGCTATTACGAAGGCAAAAAGCGGTATTTTCAAACCGATTTTTACGTCCATCAGCGTAAAACACGCAGCATCCTGCTCGAAAAAAACGGCAAGCCGCTTGGCGGCAAATGGACGTTCGACACGGAGAACCGCGACAAATATCCCAAGGGCAAACAACCGCCTCCGCTGCATTTTCCCCATCCCAATCAATATGTCGCGGAGGCTTTCGAGTACGTCGAGCGACATTTTCCCGACAACTACGGCACGCCGTCGAAGGCGTTTTCGTATCCGGTTACTTTCGCTGACAGCGTTCGCTGGCTCGACGATTTTCTGGAATATCGGCTCGCCAGATTTGGCCCTTACGAGGACGCGATGGTGTCGCGCGAGCATTTTTTGCATCACAGCGTACTTACCCCCATGCTCAATGTCGGTTTGCTCCAACCCGATTTTATTTTGCAAAAAGCCATCGAATATGCAACGAAAAACGACATTCCGCTCAACTCACTCGAAGGTTTTGTGCGGCAGGTGCTGGGCTGGCGCGAGTTTGTTCGCGCCGTATATGTGCGCGAGGGCAGCCGCCAACGCACGACCAACTACTGGCGTTTCGGCCGGAGCATCCCGCCCTCGTTCTGGAATGGCACCACAGGCATCGAACCTGTGGATGCCGTGATTCGCAAGGTGTTGCGCACGGGCTATTGCCACCACATCGAGCGGCTGATGGTGCTGGGCAACTTCATGCTGCTTTGCGAGTTCGCTCCCGACGAGGTGTATCGCTGGTTCATGGAAATGTTCGTGGATGCCTACGACTGGGTGATGGTACCGAACGTGTATGGCATGACACAGTTTGCCGACGGCGGCCTGATGACCACCAAACCCTATATCAGCGGAAGCAATTATTTGCTAAAAATGGGCGACTTCGGCAAAGGCAACTGGCAAACGGCGTGGGACGGGCTGTTCTGGCGCTTCATGCACGTGCACCGCGATTTTTTCCAGCAAAACCCGCGCCTCGGGATGTTGGTCAAAGCCTTCGACAACATGGACGCGGCCAAACGGCAAGCGCATCTCGACGCGGCAGAAAGTTTTTTGCGGCGAATGGCATGAGCAGCTCGCGCACTCGCTCATCGGCCGTTTCAGGCATTCATCCGGCGACATTCGACATTGGTAAAGATAAAATGTGCGGCAAGCCCAACGCGGAAACACCTTTGCGCCAAAAGATAACTATTCAAAATGGCCTTCCGCTTCTCCATATGGGACAAACCGCTGCCAACTCTCGGCATGACATCCCGCTTGTTTCCGATGGTGTGCCTGCTGCTGCTGCTGTTTGTCGTTGGGTTGCCCAACAGGTCTTTGGCACAATCCAAAACGGATAGCCTGTGGGCAATATGGAGCGATGCGGGCCAACTCGACACCGTCCGGCTCAAGGCCATTCAGGAGCTGGCTTGGAGCATGATGTACAGCCATCCCGACTCCACCGAACTGTTGGCAAGGATGGAGCTGGAGTATGCGTGGAAAATCAACAGCAAAAAATGGCAAGGCAAAGCCCTGAACGTGCTCGGAGGCACCTACCATGTGCGTGGCGACTATCTGTCGGCACTCGGCGAATACAAAAAAGCCCTGAATGCGCTCATGGAAGCGGGCGAGCAGAGAAGCGTGGCAGCCATGTTCAACAACATCGGGCTGATATACCGCGAGCGTGGACACAACCGCATCGCTCTTGACCACTATGAAAAATACCTCCGCATCGGGGAATCATTGCGGGACAATGACATACTCGCGTCGGGATACAACAATCTCGGCACCATTTACAGCGACCAAGGCGATTTCAAAAAGGCATTGGAGTATTACGAACAAGCCCTCCAGTTGGCCCAGCAAATGGACGACAAAACAGGCGTGGCCATCGCCTACAACAACATCGGTTCCGTCCATGTGAAGCAGGAAAACTTTGCCAAGGCCCTCGAATGTTATCACGCCAGCCTCCGGCTTCGAGAGCAAATAGACGATGTGCGCGGCATTGGCTTGGTGCATCACAATATCGGCCTCATCCATAAAGACCAAAAGGACTACGCACAAGCCCATGAGCATTTCCAAATGGCGCTGCGGATTCAGGAAAAATTGGGCGACAAACCGGGGCTTGCCAATTTGTATTATGGCATAGGCACTTCTCTTATCGGGCAGAAATCGCACGCAAAAGCCATCGAGTGGTGTGCCAAAGGGCTGGCCGTGAGCGAACAAATCGGAGCCCTGCGCCATGCCCGAAACACCTGCAACTGTCTCTATGAAGCGCACAAAGCATTAGGACAAACAGAAAAAGCCCTGCGGTGGCACGAGCGATATGTGTCGTACAACGACAGCCTCCAACAAGAAGAAACCAGCAAGCGGCTGGAGCAAATGGAGTTTGCCAAACAAATTTTGGCCGACAGCCTCGGGCAAGAAGAAGAAAAACTGAAGATGGAAATCGCCTACCGGGGCGAGGTGCGCAAGCGAGACAAAATCACCAATATGCTGCTTGTGGGTGGGGCAATAGTGTTGGCCTTGGCGATTGGATTTTGGAGCCGGATGCTCTATTTCCGACGGTACTCGCAGATGTTTCAGCACAAAGCCGAAAACCTCGAAAAGCAACATCTGCTCAACGAAATCGCCCTGCTCAAGACCCAAGTGAATCCACATTTCCTGTTCAACAGCCTGAGCATACTTTCGTCGCTCGTGAAAAAAGACCCGGAGCTTTCTGAACAGTTCATTGACCAATTGGCACGCTCATACCGCTACATTCTGGAGCAAAAAGAGCAATCTTTGGTCAATTTGAGAACCGAGCTCGAATTCATCAAATCTTACGCTTTTTTGCTCAAAATTCGCTTCGAGAATAAGTTTAACCTCAAATTCATCCTCTCGGACGAAGTATTGGACAAACACAAAATCGCCCCCATGACGCTCCAGCTCCTCATCGAAAATGCCGTGAAACACAACCGGATGTCGCTCAAAGAACCACTCGTGGTGGAAGTGGCCTTTGATGAAAGCGGTCAAACCCTCTTGGTCAAAAACCGCCTGCAACCGCGCACCACGCCGGCCAGCTCCACAGGCGTGGGGCTCCAGAACATCGCCTACCGCTACGCGCTGCTCACCGACCGCCTCGTTTGGGCGGGCGAGCGGGAAGACGAGTTTGTGGTGAAAGTCCCATTGCTTCAATAGGTCTATAAGGCTTGACATAGACCTTGCTAAACAAGTTGACTATGCACAAAAACATCCTATCTCCCCACCGACGTTTACTAAACTTTCAAAGTTTGGTAAACGCAACGTCGCTCCTTTACCCCCTCCTGCTCGCTACCTCGCTCAGCGCACAGCAATGGCAGCAAGTCGCGGAAATTCCCGCTCTACAAATGACGGCGTTGTTCGCCACAGGCGACACACTTTACGTCGGAGGCCTGAACCGAATTTACCATACCTACGACGGCGGCAACACTTGGGATAGCACAGCCGCAATAAGCCCGACCCTTGATTTTATCTCGGCCATTCGCCCAAGCCAAGCACGCTTGTACGTCGCAACGGAGATTGAAGGCGTTTTCAGCAGCAACAACGGCGGCCAAACTTGGCAAGCCGACAATACTGGCCTTGTCGGATTGGGGGCAAAAAACATCTCGAGCCTCGCCATTCGCGGCGACAGCCTCTACGCAGGCACCTACGGCTCAGGCGTTTTTGTCAAAAAAATCTCCACCAACAGCAATTGGGCCGCCTACAAGGCAGGAATGGCTTGGGGCAATGTGGAAAGCCTTACCAACATTGACGGAAAATTATTCGCCGGGGCAGGTGGCAACGCGACGTTCTTCACCCATACTTATCCCGGCCACACCTGGACGGAAACACCCTTTGCAGCGTTCAACGGCGAGATTAATTCTTTCCTCGGCGTGGCGAAACAAGACGATGTACTCCTAGCCGCCGGAAATTTAGGGCTATACCGAAGCGACGACGACGGCGCGAACTGGACACCCTACAACCCCGGCACGGGTTTTCTGGGGCGAGCCAGTTTTGTTGACGACGGCCAACGTGTCATCGCCCTTTTGGCAAAACCCTCCGGCCTCAGTTTCTTGAAATTTACCGACGACGGAGGGCAGAATTGGCAGAATTTCGAGCCCGCCCCCCCTAACTCCCCAGCCCACAGCATTGCCCTTCTCAATGGCAAACTATACTCCGCCCGCAACAACGGCCTTTGGCGCATCGCCCTGACAACCAATGTGGAAAACCCCATCGGCAAACTTTCCGAACTCGGTCAGAACTTTCCGAACCCATTTTCCGGCAGCACCACGATACCCGTCACGCTGCTCCAACAAACTTGGTTCGAATTATCCATTTTCGTAAAAACTTAGCCAGCCTTAAAAACGATAGTTTTCCTATCAAAAGCGTTTGTCAGGTTCTGGAACACGTTCATTGAATGTTTGCGTAGAGTTGAGGTAAATGATTGTATGCGTGCATAGTGCTGCGCCCCTTTAAAGGTTTGGAAATTGGTGGCGACCTTTTGTTTGGTCTTCAGGCAACGGATGTCGCGCTCGGCTTGGTTGTTGGTGAACGGCACGTTTTGCTCAAAGGCAAAGGCAAGCCACTCGTCCCGGTGCTTGACCAGGCGATTGAGCAGGTTGCGTCCCTTCGAGTTTTTGGGCTTTCCTCTTTTGCCCTGTTTGGGGGGCGGCTCTTCCCTGTCGGCCGATTGGCAGATTTGCTCGAAGTGGTGCCGCCAGGTTTGAGGGTCGGCCACCGACCCGGTGCCCTTTTGGCTGGCTTGGTAGAGTTGCAGGACAAACTGGTGCATTTGGGAGGCCCATTTTGAGCCGTTTTCCGCCAGATTGGTCAGTT
This genomic interval from Saprospiraceae bacterium contains the following:
- a CDS encoding DUF1080 domain-containing protein, with protein sequence MCKKIPSAAGLLVSLFCSPFFPVAQTNVPLADLSFWKADAQRNWQIAGSVSADLSKPEAMTASKGTGVLVNLPDAKNRANLLSANEYGDVDVSFDFMMAARSNSGFYLQGRYEVQLLDSWGVKNPRYGDCGGIYARRRFVPQEQMFEGTPPRQNACLAPGLWQRMEISFQAPRFDAAGKKIANARVLKVVLNGVLIHDNVELTGPTGGPISEQEAATGPFMIQGDHGPVAFRNFVVNDRRGEPPVLGKIAYKAWQGDFRATEDFLSKKPDAEGVSEYLTWELAGDKDGYALVFSANMKAPRAGLYHFTTQTSGRSILKVNGREILDDAWTWAGDKRQASIELAAGNVPLEWVCYKTDDWMPPMLAFWVEAPGSPKVAFHSLSSTLALEPSDPIYLEAPKNTVFRSFMDFYPDGQFKKRIVHAVHVGSPAQLHYTYDLDNGALAQIWKGEFLYASPMWDDRGDGSSRPMGALLTLHDISAVVPRSALFDTTSSKTEPVPDFRPKGYDLDANDQPTFRYQRFGMDVEDQIRVSEGKYLTRTLTVANPSTTDAYVCRLALGKEITKVDDSLYLVDDRRYYVRLPQGEKPNVERSGDLAVLYVPLKSKVEYAILW
- a CDS encoding alpha/beta fold hydrolase, with the protein product MEPNWLNRDLYPFASRFVEIDGYRIHYIDEGEGTPILFSHGTPEWSFGWRDLVRGLRGQYRCIALDHLGFGLSDKPADADYSVRAHAARLEKFIEKLQLPDFHIVANDFGLSISLAYAVNHPERAQRISIFNGWMWPLGSDSHYAKPAKIMRGWLGRILYKYFNFPVNIVMPAAFGNKRNLTKEVHRHYKMALPNAASRTAAYAFAHELLDAAPFWADLWQRRERISGKPFLVFWGMKDTFVPTYELEKWEKALTNARIVRLKNAGHFAQEEEPEQMLTELKLFFK
- a CDS encoding DinB family protein is translated as MQTTRLLENLHQQTEQFLQKAIGEWQMLTPEVLAAKPAPEQWSAAQCLEHLNIYGRYYLPAIEKAIQEAGRKGIGSAQQFSPGWLGDYFAQLMRPKPDGHLKSKMKSPKNAVPSASPDPRAMLAEFIDQLETLQRLLTLAADTNLNRVRIPISIAPWLRLKLGDTFLFFTAHIERHLLQAERAMQPSRQVASGALSLS
- a CDS encoding TIGR03643 family protein, which produces MKQTLLPPDVAARIVQMAWEDRTPFEAIEYQFGLAEKDVIQLMRRELKRSSFERWRKRVHGRATKHLALRDASVSRFKCSRQRHISANKISKR
- a CDS encoding SDR family oxidoreductase, whose amino-acid sequence is MQKNYLLAGASSAVAQTLLHLLQADGHRVVGLSTKDLSGAGYDEHHQVSDYDKGSLPTLSQPLDGLVYFPGTINLKPVSRLSEEEFLRDFKINALGAVAVVQQYLQNLKNAAAPSSVVFISTVAVSQGMNFHSSVSMAKGAVEGLTRSLAAELAPSIRVNAVAPSLTASPLAERLINSPEKLDASNKRHPLRRIGQPDDVAQAIYFLLGEQSGWMTGAILPVDGGMASVRML
- a CDS encoding cryptochrome/photolyase family protein, translated to MMNQVATLVFPHQLFEQHPAVERGRPVVLVEEFLFFKQYRFHKQKLVLHRATMQFYRDFLEAKGLEVEYVEANAPAADVRACVKNLAERGVSEIHFADVADNWLERRLLACCERHGIKTQRHDSPNFINTLPEIERYYEGKKRYFQTDFYVHQRKTRSILLEKNGKPLGGKWTFDTENRDKYPKGKQPPPLHFPHPNQYVAEAFEYVERHFPDNYGTPSKAFSYPVTFADSVRWLDDFLEYRLARFGPYEDAMVSREHFLHHSVLTPMLNVGLLQPDFILQKAIEYATKNDIPLNSLEGFVRQVLGWREFVRAVYVREGSRQRTTNYWRFGRSIPPSFWNGTTGIEPVDAVIRKVLRTGYCHHIERLMVLGNFMLLCEFAPDEVYRWFMEMFVDAYDWVMVPNVYGMTQFADGGLMTTKPYISGSNYLLKMGDFGKGNWQTAWDGLFWRFMHVHRDFFQQNPRLGMLVKAFDNMDAAKRQAHLDAAESFLRRMA
- a CDS encoding tetratricopeptide repeat protein, whose amino-acid sequence is MTSRLFPMVCLLLLLFVVGLPNRSLAQSKTDSLWAIWSDAGQLDTVRLKAIQELAWSMMYSHPDSTELLARMELEYAWKINSKKWQGKALNVLGGTYHVRGDYLSALGEYKKALNALMEAGEQRSVAAMFNNIGLIYRERGHNRIALDHYEKYLRIGESLRDNDILASGYNNLGTIYSDQGDFKKALEYYEQALQLAQQMDDKTGVAIAYNNIGSVHVKQENFAKALECYHASLRLREQIDDVRGIGLVHHNIGLIHKDQKDYAQAHEHFQMALRIQEKLGDKPGLANLYYGIGTSLIGQKSHAKAIEWCAKGLAVSEQIGALRHARNTCNCLYEAHKALGQTEKALRWHERYVSYNDSLQQEETSKRLEQMEFAKQILADSLGQEEEKLKMEIAYRGEVRKRDKITNMLLVGGAIVLALAIGFWSRMLYFRRYSQMFQHKAENLEKQHLLNEIALLKTQVNPHFLFNSLSILSSLVKKDPELSEQFIDQLARSYRYILEQKEQSLVNLRTELEFIKSYAFLLKIRFENKFNLKFILSDEVLDKHKIAPMTLQLLIENAVKHNRMSLKEPLVVEVAFDESGQTLLVKNRLQPRTTPASSTGVGLQNIAYRYALLTDRLVWAGEREDEFVVKVPLLQ